The Numida meleagris isolate 19003 breed g44 Domestic line chromosome 20, NumMel1.0, whole genome shotgun sequence genome has a window encoding:
- the AGTRAP gene encoding type-1 angiotensin II receptor-associated protein isoform X1 codes for MELPAVSLKAIILVHWLLTMWGCMNNSFPASYAWGNFSVLAVGIWAIVQRDSLDAIVMFLTGLLLTVLTDIIHISIYYPLHSYLIDVKRFSMGMAIFSLLLKPGSCYFVYRMYRERGGEYVFNIDLESSSDSHFAYNGLNHAGRDRSAYETIDQQDASPQWPDSSKTAQHPY; via the exons ATGGAGCTGCCTGCGGTCAGCCTCAAG GCCATCATTCTGGTACACTGGCTGCTCACAATGTG GGGATGCATGAATAACTCGTTTCCAGCCTCCTATGCTTGGGGGAATTTCAGTGTCCTTGCAGTGGGGATCTGGGCCATTGTGCAGCGGGATTCCCTTGATGCCATCGTGATG TTCCTGACCGGCCTGTTGCTCACAGTCCTCACAGACATCATTCACATCTCTATCTACTACCCTTTACATAGTTATCTCATTGACGTGAAGCGTTTCAGTATGGGCATGGCCATCTTCAGCCTCCTCCTGAAACCTGGATCCTGCTACTTTGTGTATCGAATGTACCGGGAGCGTGGAGGAGAATACGTCTTCAACATCG ACCTGGAGTCCTCATCTGACAGCCATTTTGCCTACAATG GTCTCAACCATGCAGGCCGGGATCGCAGTGCCTATGAGACAATTGACCAGCAGGATGCCTCTCCACAGTGGCCTGACTCAAGCAAGACAGCTCAGCATCCATATTGA
- the DRAXIN gene encoding draxin produces MAASSTFFSPSLFLCVLVLTDFTFAVSLDTDMKLKNENNNQLQNQETWPRQPRSGHHHKHGLAKKGRVLALPARGQPAGEEALRAGSGAPAMEELMPLGQPAALKQDKDKDKDKVKDKDKDVFLGFELPHAERENQSPGSERGKKQNREQRRHSRRDRLKHHRGKTPAVGPSSLYKKPESFEQQFQNLQAEEATSPTPTVLLFTALDLVVSTEEPPVLPATSPRSQARLRQDGDVMPTLDMALFDWTDYEDLKPEMWPSAKKKEKRRSKSSNGGNETSSAEGEPCDHHLDCLPGSCCDLREHLCKPHNRGLNNKCYDDCMCTEGLRCYAKFHRNRRVTRRKGRCVEPESANGEQGSFINI; encoded by the exons ATGGCAGCTTCTTCCACCTTCTTCTCTCCGTCTCTTTTCCTGTGTGTGCTGGTTCTTACTGACTTCACCTTTGCAGTCTCCTTGGACACTGACATGAAGCTCAAAAATGAGAACAACAACCAGCTTCAAAACCAAGAGACGTGGCCTCGGCAGCCCAGGAGTGGGCACCACCACAAGCATGGCTTGGCCAAGAAAGGGAGGGTCCTTGCCCTGCCTGCTAGAGGGCAACCAGCTGGGGAAGAGGCCCTCCGAGCGGGTAGCGGAGCTCCAGCCATGGAAGAGCTGATGCCACTGGGCCAGCCAGCAGCGCTGAAACAGGATAAGGACAAAGACAAGGATAAGGTTAAGGATAAGGATAAGGATGTGTTCCTGGGCTTTGAGCTCCCACACGCTGAGCGGGAGAACCAGTCCCCTGGGtctgagagaggaaagaagcagaacCGAGAGCAGCGACGGCACAGCCGCAGGGACAGGCTGAAACACCACAGAG GGAAGACTCCTGCTGTGGGGCCGAGCTCCCTGTACAAGAAACCTGAAAGCTTCGAGCAGCAGTTTCAAAACCTCCAGGCAGAGGAAGCGACCAGCCCAACTCCCACCGTGCTTCTCTTCACTGCACTGGATCTCGTCGTTTCCACAGAAGAGCCTCCTGTTCTTCCAGCCACGTCGCCGCGGTCACAG GCCCGCCTCAGGCAAGATGGGGATGTGATGCCCACCCTAGATATGGCACTCTTTGACTGGACAGATTATGAGGACCTCAAACCAGAAATGTGGCCTTCAGCTAAAAAGAAAG AGAAACGCCGCAGTAAGAGCTCCAACGGTGGAAACGAAACCTCATCAGCAGAAGGAGAGCCGTGTGACCATCACCTTGACTGTCTCCCAG GCTCTTGCTGTGACTTGCGTGAGCACCTCTGCAAACCACACAATCGAGGCCTTAACAACAAGTGCTACGATGACTGTATGTGCACAGAAG GGCTACGCTGTTATGCCAAATTCCACCGGAACCGAAGAGTGACCCGAAGGAAAGGGCGCTGCGTGGAGCCTGAGTCGGCCAATGGAGAGCAGGGATCGTTCATTAACATTTAG
- the AGTRAP gene encoding type-1 angiotensin II receptor-associated protein isoform X3, protein MELPAVSLKAIILVHWLLTMWGCMNNSFPASYAWGNFSVLAVGIWAIVQRDSLDAIVMFLTGLLLTVLTDIIHISIYYPLHSYLIDVKRFSMGMAIFSLLLKPGSCYFVYRMYRERGGEYVFNIGLNHAGRDRSAYETIDQQDASPQWPDSSKTAQHPY, encoded by the exons ATGGAGCTGCCTGCGGTCAGCCTCAAG GCCATCATTCTGGTACACTGGCTGCTCACAATGTG GGGATGCATGAATAACTCGTTTCCAGCCTCCTATGCTTGGGGGAATTTCAGTGTCCTTGCAGTGGGGATCTGGGCCATTGTGCAGCGGGATTCCCTTGATGCCATCGTGATG TTCCTGACCGGCCTGTTGCTCACAGTCCTCACAGACATCATTCACATCTCTATCTACTACCCTTTACATAGTTATCTCATTGACGTGAAGCGTTTCAGTATGGGCATGGCCATCTTCAGCCTCCTCCTGAAACCTGGATCCTGCTACTTTGTGTATCGAATGTACCGGGAGCGTGGAGGAGAATACGTCTTCAACATCG GTCTCAACCATGCAGGCCGGGATCGCAGTGCCTATGAGACAATTGACCAGCAGGATGCCTCTCCACAGTGGCCTGACTCAAGCAAGACAGCTCAGCATCCATATTGA
- the AGTRAP gene encoding type-1 angiotensin II receptor-associated protein isoform X4, giving the protein MWGCMNNSFPASYAWGNFSVLAVGIWAIVQRDSLDAIVMFLTGLLLTVLTDIIHISIYYPLHSYLIDVKRFSMGMAIFSLLLKPGSCYFVYRMYRERGGEYVFNIDLESSSDSHFAYNGLNHAGRDRSAYETIDQQDASPQWPDSSKTAQHPY; this is encoded by the exons ATGTG GGGATGCATGAATAACTCGTTTCCAGCCTCCTATGCTTGGGGGAATTTCAGTGTCCTTGCAGTGGGGATCTGGGCCATTGTGCAGCGGGATTCCCTTGATGCCATCGTGATG TTCCTGACCGGCCTGTTGCTCACAGTCCTCACAGACATCATTCACATCTCTATCTACTACCCTTTACATAGTTATCTCATTGACGTGAAGCGTTTCAGTATGGGCATGGCCATCTTCAGCCTCCTCCTGAAACCTGGATCCTGCTACTTTGTGTATCGAATGTACCGGGAGCGTGGAGGAGAATACGTCTTCAACATCG ACCTGGAGTCCTCATCTGACAGCCATTTTGCCTACAATG GTCTCAACCATGCAGGCCGGGATCGCAGTGCCTATGAGACAATTGACCAGCAGGATGCCTCTCCACAGTGGCCTGACTCAAGCAAGACAGCTCAGCATCCATATTGA
- the AGTRAP gene encoding type-1 angiotensin II receptor-associated protein isoform X2: MELPAVSLKAIILVHWLLTMWGCMNNSFPASYAWGNFSVLAVGIWAIVQRDSLDAIVMFLTGLLLTVLTDIIHISIYYPLHSYLIDVKRFSMGMAIFSLLLKPGSCYFVYRMYRERGGEYVFNIDLESSSDSHFAYNAIDRPTDRELSVHILSLLSLLMPWTVT; the protein is encoded by the exons ATGGAGCTGCCTGCGGTCAGCCTCAAG GCCATCATTCTGGTACACTGGCTGCTCACAATGTG GGGATGCATGAATAACTCGTTTCCAGCCTCCTATGCTTGGGGGAATTTCAGTGTCCTTGCAGTGGGGATCTGGGCCATTGTGCAGCGGGATTCCCTTGATGCCATCGTGATG TTCCTGACCGGCCTGTTGCTCACAGTCCTCACAGACATCATTCACATCTCTATCTACTACCCTTTACATAGTTATCTCATTGACGTGAAGCGTTTCAGTATGGGCATGGCCATCTTCAGCCTCCTCCTGAAACCTGGATCCTGCTACTTTGTGTATCGAATGTACCGGGAGCGTGGAGGAGAATACGTCTTCAACATCG ACCTGGAGTCCTCATCTGACAGCCATTTTGCCTACAATG CCATAGATAGACCTACAGATAGAGAGCTCTCCGTGCACATTTTgtctctcctttccctgctgaTGCCCTGGACAGTAACGTGA